The Populus trichocarpa isolate Nisqually-1 chromosome 2, P.trichocarpa_v4.1, whole genome shotgun sequence genome has a window encoding:
- the LOC7494074 gene encoding gibberellin 20-oxidase-like protein: MPECHSAELPILDISQPLQPSALASLAEACQEWGFFRISNHGISKELYNKLYSLSQQLFGLPAETKLELGPSSSINTYTPHFIASPFFECLRVFGPNFFASAQSSADTLFGQQSFEFRAALQEYGTKMTELSKRIVEILSMSLGEGFDNKYYESEFKNCHGYLRIINYNPPKGLVDEVEGLGMHTDMSCVTIVYQDEVGGLQVKSREGKWMDISPGEETLVVNIGDLLQAWSNDKLRSSEHRIVLKKPVNRLSLAFFWCFEDEKVIMAPNEVVGEGNARIYEPFVCSDYLKFRESSERGKFEKVGFTVKDFAGISL, translated from the exons ATGCCTGAGTGCCATTCTGCAGAACTTCCTATTCTAGATATCTCTCAGCCACTACAGCCGTCTGCTCTGGCTTCACTGGCTGAAGCTTGCCAAGAATGGGGATTTTTTCGTATTAGCAACCATGGAATCTCCAAAGAGCTTTACAACAAACTCTATTCACTTTCACAGCAACTCTTCGGCCTCCCTGCTGAGACAAAACTCGAACTTGGTCCCTCTTCTTCCATAAACACTTACACTCCTCATTTCATTGCTTCTCCTTTCTTTGAGTGCCTCCGAGTTTTTGGACCAAACTTCTTTGCATCTGCCCAGAGTTCCGCAGATACCCTTTTTGGCCAACAGAGTTTTGAATTCAG AGCGGCACTACAAGAATATGGGACCAAGATGACAGAATTATCGAAGAGAATCGTGGAGATTTTATCGATGAGTTTGGGGGAGGGTTTTGACAATAAGTATTATGAGTCAGAATTCAAAAATTGCCATGGTTATCTGAGGATTATTAATTACAATCCTCCGAAAGGTTTGGTAGATGAGGTCGAGGGACTTGGAATGCATACAGACATGAGTTGTGTTACCATCGTATACCAGGATGAAGTCGGTGGCCTGCAGGTGAAATCCAGGGAAGGGAAATGGATGGATATAAGTCCAGGTGAGGAAACCTTGGTGGTAAACATAGGAGATTTGTTGCAAGCTTGGAGCAATGATAAATTAAGATCATCAGAACACCGAATCGTTTTGAAGAAGCCAGTTAACCGTCTTTCTCTTGCCTTTTTTTGGTGCTTCGAGGATGAGAAGGTCATCATGGCACCAAATGAAGTAGTAGGAGAAGGAAATGCGAGAATCTATGAGCCCTTTGTTTGTTCAGATTATTTGAAGTTCAGAGAGAGCAGTGAAAGAGGGAAGTTTGAAAAGGTTGGCTTCACTGTTAAGGATTTTGCTGGTATTAGTCTCTGA
- the LOC18096355 gene encoding rop guanine nucleotide exchange factor 3 has protein sequence MDNSSNFDEISEPSYQPSPSSLDQNDQSTVETPVYSTMSGDSFMFGRTYSETSAFSDPIDDNSYSSEPSPSHWPVTKSGAQNQAMFGRLEMKQQKQVVDDKLDDQESVDLELETMKERFSKLLLGEDMSGSGKGVCTAVTISNAITNLYATVFGQNLRLEPLKPEKKSMWKREMDCLLSVCDYIVEFIPKSQNLRDGTALEVMESRPRSDIYINLPALTKLDAMLIEVLDSFQDREFWYAEQGSMSSNSTRSGSFRRVVIQRKEEKWWVPVPCVPHDGLSEKSRKHLRHKRDCAYQIHKAAMAINSSILTEMEIPHSYMASLPKSGRASLGDTIYRYLCTADGFSPDHLLDCLNLASEHEALELADRVEASMYTWRRKACLSHSKSSWDMVKDLMSDIDRTDKNHVLAERAETLLFCLKQRYPELSQTSLDTCKIQYNRDVGQATLESYSRVLEGLAFNIVAWIEDVLFVDNSVRTQDQ, from the exons ATGGATAATTCATCGAATTTTGACGAAATTTCTGAGCCCAGTTATCAACCCTCACCTTCTTCTTTGGATCAAAATGATCAATCAACCGTGGAAACTCCAGTGTACTCAACAATGAGTGGTGATTCTTTCATGTTCGGTCGGACTTATTCAGAGACCTCAGCCTTTTCTGATCCCATAGATGACAACAGCTATTCAAGTGAACCTTCTCCTTCTCACTGGCCAGTAACCAAATCTGGAGCACAAAATCAGGCTATGTTTGGAAGACTAGAAATGAAGCAACAGAAGCAAGTTGTGGATGACAAGTTGGATGATCAAGAATCAGTTGACTTAG AACTTGAGACGATGAAAGAAAGATTCTCAAAGCTCTTGCTTGGCGAAGACATGTCAGGAAGTGGCAAAGGTGTCTGCACAGCTGTTACTATATCAAATGCCATAACCAATCTCTATG CAACTGTGTTTGGGCAAAATTTGAGATTAGAACCACTGAAACCTGAGAAGAAATCGATGTGGAAGAGAGAGATGGATTGCCTTCTTTCCGTATGTGATTACATAGTAGAATTTATCCCCAAGTCTCAGAATTTACGAGATGGGACAGCTCTTGAG GTGATGGAAAGTAGACCAAGATCAGATATTTACATCAACCTTCCGGCATTAACAAAGCTAGACGCGATGCTCATA GAAGTACTGGATAGTTTCCAAGATAGAGAATTTTGGTATGCAGAACAAGGAAGCATGTCATCGAATTCAACTCGTTCGGGCTCATTTCGCAGAGTTGTTATTCAGCGCAAAGAGGAGAAGTGGTGGGTGCCAGTCCCATGCGTCCCACATGATGGTCTCTCTGAGAAGTCGAGGAAGCACTTGCGACACAAACGTGACTGTGCATATCAAATTCACAAAGCTGCCATGGCCATTAACAGTAGCATTCTTACTGAGATGGAAATTCCACACTCTTACATGGCATCTCTTCCAAAG AGTGGAAGAGCGAGTCTGGGGGACACGATTTACCGTTACCTGTGTACAGCAGACGGATTCTCCCCAGACCATCTCCTTGACTGTCTCAACTTAGCATCAGAACATGAAGCACTTGAGCTTGCAGACCGAGTCGAAGCTTCAATGTACACATGGAGACGCAAAGCATGCCTAAGCCACTCAAAATCCTCTTGGGACATGGTAAAAGATCTCATGTCTGACATTGACCGAACTGATAAAAATCATGTTCTAGCAGAAAGAGCCGAGACCTTGCTATTTTGCTTGAAGCAGAGATACCCTGAACTTTCACAAACATCCTTGGACACTTGCAAAATCCAGTACAATCGG GATGTGGGACAAGCAACACTAGAGAGCTACTCAAGAGTTCTAGAAGGGTTAGCATTCAACATTGTTGCTTGGATCGAAGATGTTCTTTTCGTGGACAACTCAGTGAGAACCCAAGATCAATAG